In Thermococcus thioreducens, a genomic segment contains:
- a CDS encoding DUF4870 domain-containing protein — protein MEEIPPEEPKKTSLGMEENIEGLIAYLLGPITGIILLLLEKESDFVRFHAMQSTITFISIWVLQIIFRFVPLLGMLVGMLLSLLALVFWILGMLKAYQGERYKFPIFGDLAEQWVGKINV, from the coding sequence ATGGAGGAAATTCCACCGGAGGAGCCCAAGAAGACCTCCCTCGGGATGGAGGAGAACATTGAAGGGCTCATAGCATATCTGCTCGGCCCCATAACGGGGATTATCCTTCTGCTGCTTGAGAAGGAGAGCGACTTCGTCCGTTTCCATGCGATGCAGTCAACGATAACCTTCATCAGCATATGGGTTCTGCAGATAATCTTCAGATTCGTCCCCCTGCTGGGGATGTTGGTCGGAATGTTGCTGTCCCTCCTTGCGCTGGTGTTCTGGATCCTTGGCATGCTCAAGGCCTACCAGGGCGAGCGCTACAAGTTCCCGATATTCGGCGACCTGGCGGAGCAGTGGGTCGGCAAGATCAACGTGTGA
- a CDS encoding 50S ribosomal protein L35ae translates to MARGKALVLAYAGTHEHQDNHHMILKPLGIDDRNAASKLIGRKVVWTTPTGRKMYGKILRTHGNRGEVKAYFKPGLPGQALGDYVEIL, encoded by the coding sequence ATGGCCAGGGGAAAGGCTCTCGTCCTTGCCTACGCCGGTACGCATGAGCACCAGGACAACCACCACATGATTCTGAAGCCCCTCGGCATCGACGACAGGAACGCGGCTTCAAAGCTCATAGGCAGGAAGGTCGTCTGGACGACCCCGACCGGCAGGAAGATGTACGGCAAAATCCTCAGGACGCACGGCAACAGGGGCGAGGTAAAGGCGTACTTCAAGCCGGGCCTCCCTGGGCAGGCCCTTGGGGACTACGTTGAGATTCTCTGA
- a CDS encoding FeoA family protein, whose amino-acid sequence MLMVVPLSEMGPGDKGIVVNILGGHNARQKLVSMGLTPGATIQVLESHPMGPIIISVGGVRFAIGKGLAGRVMVRKL is encoded by the coding sequence ATGCTCATGGTTGTACCTTTAAGTGAGATGGGCCCCGGGGATAAGGGAATAGTTGTCAACATCCTTGGAGGGCACAACGCCCGGCAGAAGCTTGTCTCCATGGGCCTAACCCCCGGGGCAACGATTCAGGTGCTCGAATCCCACCCCATGGGGCCAATAATAATCTCCGTCGGTGGTGTAAGGTTCGCCATAGGTAAGGGTCTTGCGGGCAGGGTCATGGTGAGGAAGCTCTGA
- a CDS encoding nucleotidyltransferase domain-containing protein, translating into MSREAIRDVILSVSRELGLEVNDIILFGSRARGDFRADSDWDVLVVLSRPLERKKELEAYKRIHRELLLKGIKVDVLFISKDELEKVKDDTGFLYYYALREGVKI; encoded by the coding sequence ATGAGCCGTGAAGCAATCAGAGATGTGATTCTCAGTGTATCAAGAGAGCTCGGCCTAGAGGTCAATGATATAATCCTTTTTGGTTCCAGAGCCAGGGGCGATTTTAGAGCCGACAGCGATTGGGATGTTCTGGTGGTCCTCTCCAGGCCACTGGAGAGGAAGAAGGAACTGGAAGCGTACAAAAGGATACACAGGGAGCTTCTGTTAAAGGGAATCAAGGTGGACGTCCTGTTTATCTCTAAGGATGAACTCGAAAAGGTCAAGGATGACACGGGTTTTCTTTACTACTACGCTCTCAGGGAGGGTGTGAAAATTTGA
- a CDS encoding type II toxin-antitoxin system RelE family toxin, whose translation MSYSVVLSRKSKKFLKKVPPQDKKRLVGALVKLEQNPWFAQYKKVKGYPFYRIRVGDYRIIYSVDEDSKTVYVVIIGRRESVYDNL comes from the coding sequence ATGAGCTATAGTGTTGTCCTGTCCCGAAAGAGCAAGAAATTTCTCAAAAAGGTGCCTCCTCAGGACAAGAAAAGATTAGTGGGGGCTCTGGTAAAACTTGAGCAGAACCCGTGGTTTGCACAGTACAAAAAGGTTAAAGGATATCCATTTTACCGCATTCGTGTTGGTGATTACAGGATAATATACAGCGTCGACGAGGATTCAAAAACCGTTTATGTTGTTATAATTGGGAGGCGAGAGAGCGTATACGACAACCTCTAA
- a CDS encoding FeoC-like transcriptional regulator, which produces MLERILELIKAGKSIDEISDELSMPQEEVEGALKILESLGYIERVESGSSACKSCPLSSVCPGSCFRFKGKVYTVTDFRIDGQE; this is translated from the coding sequence ATGCTTGAGAGGATACTCGAACTCATAAAGGCCGGAAAGAGCATAGACGAGATATCCGATGAACTCTCAATGCCTCAGGAGGAGGTGGAGGGTGCCCTGAAGATCCTGGAGAGCCTTGGCTATATCGAGAGGGTTGAATCCGGAAGCTCCGCCTGCAAAAGCTGTCCCCTCAGCAGTGTCTGCCCGGGTTCGTGTTTCAGGTTCAAGGGGAAGGTGTACACCGTGACTGACTTTCGGATTGATGGACAGGAATGA
- a CDS encoding mRNA surveillance protein pelota has translation MQIIHQDVKEGKIKVKAETLDDLWHLYHIIDPGDTVYAKTLRKQSQRSDSLRAEKVEVIPVFLGVKAEKINFHKFANQVRVTGPIVYASRDDVPLGKYHTIAIEEGTVVTIQKPRWKEHHIERLKEAVEASKRARVMIVVIDDGEADMAIIREYGVEILKGIRYNLGGKRYSTNRESEEKKFFHDVAKSMEEIISREGIERAIVAGPGFVKEDFHKFLRENYPELAKKVVIEDTSVTGRTGIYEVIRRGTVDKVYHENRVAKEVQLVERVLENIAKNNGLAAYGLREVEEAVNYGAVETLLVLDELLKGEHREKIEELMDAVRYSRGEVVVISSEHEGGDKLKALGGLAALLRFRVK, from the coding sequence ATGCAGATAATCCACCAGGACGTCAAGGAGGGCAAGATAAAGGTCAAGGCCGAGACGCTCGACGACCTCTGGCACCTCTACCACATCATAGACCCGGGCGATACCGTTTACGCGAAAACGCTCAGGAAGCAGAGCCAGAGGAGCGATTCCCTGAGGGCCGAGAAGGTTGAGGTCATCCCGGTCTTTCTCGGCGTTAAGGCAGAGAAGATAAACTTCCACAAGTTCGCCAACCAGGTTCGCGTCACCGGGCCGATAGTCTACGCCAGCAGGGACGACGTCCCCCTCGGCAAGTACCACACGATAGCGATAGAGGAAGGCACGGTCGTTACCATTCAGAAGCCCCGCTGGAAGGAGCACCACATAGAGAGGCTGAAAGAAGCGGTTGAGGCATCAAAGAGGGCAAGGGTCATGATAGTCGTCATAGACGACGGCGAGGCGGACATGGCGATAATCAGAGAATACGGCGTCGAGATACTCAAGGGGATACGCTACAACCTCGGGGGGAAGAGGTACAGCACCAACCGCGAGAGCGAGGAGAAGAAGTTCTTCCACGACGTTGCCAAGAGCATGGAGGAGATAATCAGCCGTGAAGGAATAGAGAGGGCCATAGTAGCCGGTCCAGGCTTCGTCAAGGAGGACTTCCACAAGTTCCTGCGCGAGAACTACCCGGAGCTGGCCAAGAAGGTGGTAATCGAGGACACGAGCGTGACCGGGAGGACTGGCATCTACGAGGTCATAAGGCGCGGAACAGTCGATAAAGTCTACCACGAGAACCGCGTTGCTAAAGAGGTTCAGCTCGTCGAGAGGGTGCTTGAGAATATAGCTAAAAACAACGGCCTGGCCGCTTACGGTCTCAGAGAGGTCGAGGAGGCCGTGAACTACGGCGCCGTTGAAACGCTCCTGGTTCTCGACGAACTGCTCAAGGGAGAGCACAGGGAAAAGATAGAGGAGCTCATGGACGCGGTGAGGTATTCTAGGGGCGAGGTCGTTGTTATAAGCTCGGAGCACGAGGGAGGCGACAAGCTGAAAGCGTTGGGCGGCCTGGCGGCACTGCTGAGGTTCAGGGTGAAGTGA
- a CDS encoding sugar phosphate nucleotidyltransferase produces the protein MRPLSSTRPKPMIPVLGKPNLQYLLESLEKIPEIDEVILSVHYMRGEIREFIDERMADYPKGIKFVNDPMPLETGGALKNVEEYVSDDFLVIYGDVFTNFDFRELIEAHKENDGMITVAVTKVYDPEKYGVVEVDEENKVTHFEEKPKRPKTNLVDAGIYVVNRKVLEAIPRSKEVYFEREVLPKFVSQGAVYAHKIPRESYWIDLGTPDDLFYAHQLAMDEITKQNGYYTIKEGAEVPEDVEIQGPAYIDEGAKIGHGVKIKAYTYIGPNTVVEEKAYLKRAILIGSDIVKERAEIKDSILGEGVVVGKNVILKENAVVGDYARIYDNLVIYGAKILPWKKVEEYEAYLKIKLDPTKVRPGITPERCPLGLPECIYTKFKAIAGEKPPCDECIENQWLF, from the coding sequence TTGAGGCCGCTGTCATCGACCAGACCGAAGCCCATGATCCCGGTTCTCGGAAAGCCCAACCTCCAGTACCTCCTTGAGAGCTTGGAGAAGATACCGGAAATCGATGAGGTAATCCTCTCGGTTCACTACATGCGCGGTGAGATAAGGGAGTTCATAGACGAGAGGATGGCCGACTATCCCAAGGGCATCAAGTTCGTCAACGATCCCATGCCCCTTGAGACTGGCGGTGCCCTCAAAAACGTCGAGGAGTACGTGAGCGATGACTTTCTGGTTATCTACGGAGACGTATTCACAAACTTCGACTTCAGGGAGCTGATAGAGGCCCACAAGGAGAACGATGGCATGATAACCGTCGCCGTGACCAAGGTTTATGACCCCGAAAAGTATGGAGTCGTCGAAGTGGACGAGGAGAACAAGGTAACCCACTTCGAAGAAAAGCCCAAGAGGCCCAAGACGAACCTCGTTGATGCGGGAATATACGTTGTCAACAGGAAGGTGCTGGAGGCCATTCCCCGGAGCAAGGAGGTCTACTTCGAGAGGGAAGTGCTCCCCAAGTTCGTGAGCCAGGGCGCCGTTTATGCCCACAAGATACCCCGGGAGTCCTACTGGATTGACCTCGGAACGCCCGACGACCTGTTCTACGCCCACCAGCTTGCCATGGACGAGATAACCAAACAGAACGGCTACTACACAATCAAGGAGGGAGCCGAAGTTCCCGAGGATGTCGAGATTCAGGGGCCGGCATACATAGACGAGGGGGCAAAGATCGGGCACGGCGTTAAGATAAAGGCCTACACCTACATCGGCCCGAACACAGTTGTTGAGGAGAAGGCATACCTCAAGCGCGCCATACTCATCGGCAGCGACATCGTCAAGGAGCGCGCCGAGATAAAGGACAGCATCCTCGGAGAGGGGGTCGTCGTTGGGAAGAACGTTATCCTCAAGGAGAACGCCGTAGTCGGCGACTACGCGAGGATATACGACAACCTGGTCATCTACGGGGCAAAGATACTCCCGTGGAAGAAGGTCGAGGAGTACGAGGCATACCTCAAAATAAAGCTCGACCCGACGAAGGTCAGGCCGGGTATCACACCAGAGCGCTGTCCGCTCGGTCTGCCGGAGTGCATCTACACCAAGTTCAAGGCGATAGCCGGTGAAAAACCGCCCTGCGACGAGTGCATAGAGAACCAGTGGCTCTTCTGA
- a CDS encoding HAD family hydrolase: MTVYLFDFDGTLVDSTGAVEKALRIAIEKTIPAVIESDLYEDYYKALFLFIKGKLTYQYLGVIHELVAQGTIHEYYKLMPRYIKDFPFAREVIRELRRRGRRVISFSGEHTYPGGKVIFMKKTNWYDEFDEVITFKGTRDMLKKFETLRELYPEEPFVWVDDSPSRFTYVLDENTLFVQKFSPYKSDVALLFDRENFIKIKSIREILSIDDGLAGFEDKP; encoded by the coding sequence GTGACGGTGTACCTGTTTGACTTCGACGGCACCCTTGTGGACAGCACCGGGGCAGTCGAAAAGGCCCTCCGAATCGCTATCGAGAAGACAATCCCTGCGGTGATAGAGAGCGACCTCTACGAGGACTACTACAAGGCGCTTTTCCTCTTCATCAAGGGCAAGCTCACCTACCAGTACCTCGGAGTCATCCACGAGCTCGTTGCACAGGGCACGATACACGAGTACTACAAGCTCATGCCCAGGTACATCAAAGACTTTCCGTTCGCCAGGGAGGTCATCAGGGAGCTCAGGAGGCGGGGACGGCGTGTGATAAGCTTTTCTGGGGAGCATACGTATCCCGGAGGGAAGGTCATCTTCATGAAAAAGACGAACTGGTACGACGAGTTCGACGAGGTCATAACGTTTAAGGGCACGAGGGACATGCTCAAGAAGTTCGAGACACTGCGGGAGCTCTATCCAGAGGAGCCGTTTGTCTGGGTCGACGACAGTCCCAGCAGGTTCACGTACGTTCTGGACGAGAATACCCTCTTTGTCCAGAAGTTCTCCCCCTACAAGAGCGATGTGGCACTGCTGTTTGACAGGGAAAACTTCATCAAGATCAAGAGCATACGGGAGATCCTGAGCATAGACGACGGACTGGCTGGCTTTGAGGATAAACCTTAA
- the feoB gene encoding ferrous iron transport protein B translates to MMKVVALAGNPNVGKTTIFNSLTGMRQHVGNWPGVTVEKKEGILEYRGEKFLVIDLPGIYSLTAHSVDELVARDFLLKGSADVVVNVVDATALMRNLFLTMEILEMGLKNVIIALNKIDLAEKRGIEINVRKMEELLGVPVVPLNAKGGVGLDQLKETIYKMASGKLRASPVVPRYDREVEREIEHITTVLRGTKLADHYNLRWLAVKLLQRDDGVIKLVLRHLGKEKLDEIMGHISEVEERYKRAMDLIIASQKYEFIDGLMHRFVRYSHEGGETFSDQLDRFLTHPVYGLFALFGVFYVIFKFVFAIGLPLQGMLDDGFVAFGQWLAPHITNEVLRGLIVDGIIAGVGSVLSFFPLVFLLFLSMSILEDVGYMARAAVVMERIMRKFGLPGKSFIPLVLAFGCNVPAVMSTRTLDDERDRIVTMLVNPLVPCSARLSVISFFAGAFFASNQALVAVSIYATAILLALIVAWLLSRFVVKGEESPFIIELPEYLIPSWKTVTLHSWERSKEFIKKAGTIILLGSIAIWYLSAYPVEIGTGGSYAERLGTLFEPYMRLMGLDWKAAVSLLFGIIAKENVISTYGIIYGSVDEIVNAMTPLQAFVLALVTTLYIPCIATIGAIRAESNWKWAAFTVIYMITLASIVGILVWNVGTALGY, encoded by the coding sequence ATGATGAAGGTCGTGGCTCTTGCTGGAAACCCCAACGTCGGAAAGACGACAATCTTCAACTCTCTGACGGGAATGAGGCAGCACGTAGGGAACTGGCCCGGAGTGACCGTGGAGAAAAAGGAGGGAATACTGGAGTACAGGGGGGAGAAGTTCTTGGTGATTGACCTGCCGGGGATATACTCGCTCACCGCACACTCCGTTGACGAGCTTGTCGCAAGGGATTTCCTCCTCAAGGGGAGCGCGGATGTTGTTGTTAACGTCGTCGATGCCACGGCCTTAATGAGGAACCTCTTTCTGACGATGGAGATTCTTGAGATGGGGCTGAAGAACGTCATCATTGCCCTGAACAAGATTGACCTAGCTGAGAAGAGGGGCATTGAGATAAACGTGAGGAAGATGGAAGAGCTCCTTGGGGTTCCGGTTGTCCCGCTGAACGCAAAGGGAGGAGTCGGCCTGGATCAGCTTAAAGAGACCATCTATAAAATGGCCTCCGGGAAGCTCCGGGCTAGTCCAGTCGTGCCGAGATATGACAGAGAGGTCGAGAGGGAAATCGAGCACATAACCACCGTTCTCAGGGGCACAAAACTGGCCGACCATTACAACCTCCGCTGGCTGGCGGTGAAGCTCCTCCAGAGGGACGACGGCGTCATAAAGCTCGTCCTCCGCCATCTTGGAAAGGAGAAGCTCGACGAGATCATGGGACATATATCAGAGGTCGAGGAGAGATACAAGAGGGCGATGGATCTCATAATAGCCAGCCAGAAGTACGAGTTCATAGACGGGCTCATGCACAGATTCGTCAGGTATTCCCACGAAGGGGGCGAGACCTTCAGCGATCAGCTCGACAGGTTTCTGACCCACCCGGTCTACGGTCTCTTCGCACTGTTCGGGGTGTTCTACGTTATTTTCAAGTTCGTCTTTGCGATCGGACTGCCCCTCCAGGGCATGCTGGATGACGGTTTCGTGGCTTTCGGCCAATGGTTGGCGCCACATATCACCAACGAAGTACTGCGCGGTCTGATAGTCGATGGCATAATAGCCGGCGTTGGCTCGGTTCTCAGCTTTTTCCCGCTCGTCTTCCTGCTGTTCCTCTCCATGTCCATCCTGGAGGACGTTGGGTACATGGCGAGAGCGGCTGTGGTCATGGAGCGCATCATGAGGAAGTTCGGCCTCCCCGGAAAGAGCTTTATACCGTTAGTGCTCGCCTTCGGCTGCAACGTCCCCGCTGTTATGTCAACGAGAACCCTCGACGATGAGAGGGACAGGATAGTGACCATGCTGGTCAATCCCCTGGTTCCATGCAGTGCCAGGCTGAGCGTCATAAGCTTCTTTGCCGGGGCGTTCTTTGCGAGCAACCAAGCGCTCGTTGCGGTGAGCATATATGCCACTGCAATCCTCCTTGCACTGATCGTGGCATGGCTCCTGAGCAGGTTCGTTGTGAAAGGAGAAGAGAGTCCGTTCATAATCGAACTGCCAGAGTACCTGATACCCTCGTGGAAAACAGTGACACTCCACTCCTGGGAGAGGAGCAAGGAGTTCATCAAGAAAGCCGGGACGATTATCCTGCTCGGATCAATTGCTATCTGGTACCTTAGTGCCTACCCCGTTGAGATAGGAACCGGGGGAAGCTACGCCGAGAGGCTGGGAACCCTCTTTGAACCGTACATGAGGCTCATGGGGCTGGACTGGAAAGCGGCCGTTAGCCTGCTCTTTGGGATCATCGCCAAGGAGAACGTCATCTCGACCTACGGCATAATCTACGGCAGTGTTGACGAGATAGTAAATGCCATGACGCCCCTCCAGGCGTTTGTGCTGGCGCTCGTCACGACCCTTTACATACCGTGCATAGCAACAATAGGGGCCATAAGGGCCGAGAGCAACTGGAAGTGGGCGGCGTTTACCGTGATCTATATGATAACCCTGGCAAGCATCGTGGGTATCCTGGTCTGGAACGTTGGCACAGCCTTGGGGTATTGA
- a CDS encoding DUF7411 family protein — MIERAVEDIREFSEENGLYERRILVLFSGGKDSSLALYLLKEAGLDVSALTFFHRWSWRETLNWAMGFTKSLGVEHFLVDVTDGLLREAVGRKGPICINCKKVMLWNAKWFALNNGFDVLAKGDNANDKIIGALLDQCAGDIRLCDIPRIGIPFFRPLIKYTAEEVEALAEEAGIRPYRMYEHARRRQWREGCPLQYIDREETVTPELMDLAYGANYEISKLARRKKVRMSVRVPSFEIMCWDCDGEALSEAREVISRFMGGKE, encoded by the coding sequence ATGATTGAGAGAGCCGTTGAGGACATCAGGGAATTCTCAGAGGAGAATGGCCTCTACGAAAGGCGAATCCTCGTTCTCTTTTCCGGCGGAAAGGACAGTTCGCTCGCATTATACTTACTGAAAGAAGCCGGCCTGGACGTTTCAGCCCTCACATTTTTCCACCGCTGGAGCTGGAGGGAGACGCTGAACTGGGCGATGGGATTCACCAAGAGTCTCGGCGTCGAGCACTTCCTGGTGGACGTAACCGACGGCCTTCTGCGCGAAGCGGTGGGGAGAAAGGGGCCGATATGCATAAACTGCAAGAAGGTTATGCTCTGGAACGCCAAGTGGTTCGCCCTCAACAACGGCTTCGACGTTCTTGCCAAGGGAGACAATGCCAACGACAAGATAATAGGTGCCCTGCTGGATCAGTGCGCGGGAGATATAAGGCTCTGCGACATACCTAGGATTGGGATTCCCTTCTTCAGACCTCTGATTAAATACACGGCCGAGGAAGTTGAAGCACTTGCAGAAGAGGCCGGAATAAGACCCTACCGCATGTACGAGCACGCCCGGAGGAGGCAGTGGCGTGAGGGCTGCCCTCTCCAGTACATAGATCGGGAGGAGACGGTAACCCCCGAACTGATGGACTTGGCTTACGGGGCCAACTACGAGATAAGCAAACTCGCCCGGCGGAAAAAAGTCCGCATGAGCGTCCGGGTGCCAAGCTTCGAGATAATGTGCTGGGACTGCGATGGGGAGGCACTGAGCGAGGCGAGGGAAGTTATTTCAAGGTTTATGGGGGGAAAAGAATGA
- the pepQ gene encoding Xaa-Pro dipeptidase PepQ, translated as MRIKRLQEFIEEKELDAALITAKENLFYFTGSSPVLGGYLVVAPDDVLFIVPELEYEEARETSKVPVDKFKTGKELYEKLKGFKLTKLGIEGKTSFSTVQSLKEKAGVEDFVVVDDVIKELRIIKTPEEIEVIKAACEIADMAMMAALEEISEGKREREIAAKMEYVMKMNGAEKTAFDTIIASGWRSALPHGVASDKRIEKGDLVVIDEGALYRHYHSDTTRTIVVGSPNEKQKDIYYAVLEAQRKGVEAARPGITAKELDTIVRDVIKEYGYGDYFIHSTGHGVGLQIHEWPRVSQQDETVLKPGMVITIEPGIYLPKFGGVRIEDTVVITENGARRLTKTERELI; from the coding sequence ATGAGGATTAAAAGGCTCCAGGAATTCATTGAGGAGAAGGAACTTGACGCCGCTTTAATAACGGCAAAAGAGAACCTCTTCTACTTCACTGGAAGCTCCCCTGTTCTGGGAGGTTACCTCGTTGTTGCTCCTGACGATGTCCTTTTCATAGTCCCCGAGCTTGAATATGAGGAAGCGAGGGAGACCTCGAAGGTACCCGTAGACAAATTCAAGACAGGTAAAGAACTTTACGAGAAGCTCAAAGGATTTAAACTCACAAAGCTTGGCATCGAGGGGAAGACCAGCTTCTCGACGGTTCAGTCCCTCAAAGAAAAGGCAGGGGTGGAGGACTTCGTTGTGGTTGACGATGTTATCAAAGAGCTAAGGATTATCAAGACCCCGGAGGAGATTGAGGTCATAAAGGCCGCCTGCGAAATAGCGGACATGGCCATGATGGCCGCCCTTGAGGAGATAAGCGAGGGCAAGCGCGAGAGGGAGATAGCGGCGAAGATGGAGTACGTCATGAAGATGAACGGGGCGGAAAAGACGGCCTTCGACACGATAATAGCCAGCGGATGGCGTTCTGCCCTGCCCCATGGAGTCGCCAGCGACAAGAGGATAGAGAAGGGCGATCTGGTCGTCATAGATGAGGGAGCTTTATACCGGCACTACCACTCGGACACGACGAGAACGATAGTCGTTGGCTCTCCAAATGAGAAGCAGAAGGACATCTACTACGCTGTCCTTGAGGCTCAGAGAAAGGGCGTTGAAGCGGCCAGGCCAGGCATAACGGCCAAGGAGCTGGACACCATCGTCAGGGACGTCATCAAGGAGTACGGCTACGGAGACTACTTCATACACTCCACCGGACACGGCGTCGGACTTCAGATACACGAGTGGCCGCGCGTGAGCCAGCAGGACGAGACGGTTCTCAAGCCAGGGATGGTGATAACAATCGAGCCTGGAATCTACCTCCCCAAGTTCGGCGGAGTGAGGATAGAGGACACTGTTGTCATAACTGAGAACGGTGCTAGGAGGCTTACAAAGACCGAGAGGGAGCTGATTTAG
- a CDS encoding AIR synthase family protein, which yields MRLPPGKLRNDVLRDTVFPNLGIEDMRIVYGPREGFDAAVLEYDRDHYLIVATDPVLGVPGETFGFFAYHFAASDVAVFGARPRWLVLDILLPPGSEKGFLEKTMRDLNAECRKYGSSIIGGHTGVYPSVAEPTATTTAMGLVRKDELKLPLARPGDKIVVTGKVGLEFAVSASYFREMELRKLLSFREIARLKKSFRFETVVPEALTAKPFVRGMHDATEGGLTALHEIANNSGLGFRIYAEKLRLDPMVRKVLDFYGIEPWSVSSSGTLIAIVPPEKSNSLITELQKNGIIAFELGEFTEEKGRILVEHGEERPFPRFEGDPYVELYGKG from the coding sequence ATGAGGCTCCCGCCCGGAAAGCTGAGGAACGATGTCCTGAGGGATACCGTGTTCCCCAACCTTGGGATAGAGGACATGAGGATTGTCTACGGCCCCAGAGAGGGCTTTGACGCGGCCGTCCTTGAATACGACCGCGATCACTACCTGATCGTCGCCACGGACCCAGTTCTGGGTGTTCCAGGAGAGACCTTCGGGTTCTTTGCGTACCACTTCGCGGCCAGCGATGTGGCGGTTTTCGGGGCGAGGCCGAGGTGGCTCGTCCTTGATATTCTCCTCCCGCCCGGAAGCGAGAAGGGTTTTCTAGAAAAGACAATGCGAGACTTAAACGCGGAATGCAGGAAGTATGGGAGTTCGATAATAGGCGGCCACACGGGTGTTTATCCAAGCGTGGCTGAGCCAACCGCTACCACCACCGCGATGGGGCTCGTTAGGAAGGACGAGCTGAAGCTCCCGCTGGCCAGGCCCGGTGATAAAATAGTCGTGACCGGCAAAGTCGGCCTGGAGTTCGCGGTCTCGGCTTCCTATTTCCGTGAGATGGAGCTGAGGAAGCTCCTGTCCTTCAGGGAGATAGCCAGACTCAAGAAGTCCTTCAGATTTGAAACCGTTGTTCCTGAGGCCCTCACTGCAAAGCCCTTTGTGAGGGGCATGCACGACGCCACCGAGGGGGGTTTAACCGCCCTCCACGAGATAGCCAACAACTCCGGCCTTGGGTTCAGGATATATGCCGAGAAGCTCCGGCTCGACCCGATGGTACGGAAGGTCCTCGATTTCTACGGGATCGAACCGTGGAGCGTCTCCTCAAGCGGGACGCTGATAGCGATAGTCCCACCAGAAAAATCCAATTCCCTAATTACAGAGTTACAGAAAAATGGAATTATTGCATTTGAGCTCGGGGAGTTCACGGAAGAGAAAGGGAGGATTTTGGTAGAGCACGGTGAAGAGAGGCCGTTCCCGCGCTTTGAGGGCGATCCCTACGTGGAGCTGTACGGCAAAGGATAA
- a CDS encoding HEPN domain-containing protein, producing MSFRKWLEKAEKDLVLAKNSLSLGYYDYATFHAQQCAEKALKAFLVSKGKPIKRTHDIGELILLCADVDSEFLKLFDDDVDLLTAYAVEARYPTIHEPEKEEAENAIKLAELVLAFVKSKLTSP from the coding sequence TTGAGCTTTAGGAAATGGCTCGAAAAGGCTGAAAAAGACCTTGTACTGGCCAAAAATAGCCTTTCTCTTGGCTACTACGACTATGCAACCTTTCACGCCCAGCAGTGTGCTGAAAAGGCTTTAAAGGCGTTTTTGGTATCAAAGGGAAAACCTATCAAACGAACCCATGATATTGGAGAGCTCATACTCCTGTGTGCCGATGTGGATTCTGAATTCTTAAAGCTCTTCGATGATGATGTGGATCTTCTAACCGCTTATGCTGTGGAGGCAAGATATCCGACCATTCATGAGCCGGAGAAAGAAGAGGCGGAAAATGCCATAAAACTGGCTGAGCTCGTCCTTGCATTTGTAAAGTCCAAACTCACTTCACCCTGA